The Pagrus major chromosome 10, Pma_NU_1.0 genome contains a region encoding:
- the LOC141003919 gene encoding uncharacterized protein codes for MASSSRPSLLGSRRLSVYLVDCLKTPADLRPAERLEPEDSSVGPSVVALKQPSACLVDCMKTELNGQTVDPAAEYAGFKLELKEEEQQIILKLDRQPDAEAETSLSKEETGAWECDDKTKTKEMTELHPSHMGEDDHEQYESVKTATHGNSEEADQSQSSPSDVVTTSEQHEAEEEEEAESAGGDENRTEKNQQEAKTRSHHCEHCGKSFSRRGNVIRHQRHHCSRNQQESGSEPTEQETHSCNKCSRTFRTKHCLRLHVRVHTENGENQEGTETSAEAPRERSHACERCDKKFYLLHTLRQHLLTHTREKAYSCEVCGRQFGRQGSLKEHQLIHTGEKPYKCDHCGKTCARRGDLKKHMLSHSKERPHSCSHCNKSFKHQAKLKQHERVHTGEKPYQCKFCPKTFRVQMSLVTHQYTHSGEKPFKCPQCPKAFSMRTNLKKHQMIHSGEKPYSCSHCGKSFRLVHHCLIHERLHTGEKPYKCDKCGKGYSHPSGLKVHQSAHEEKPPRCSLCGQKFDKLAKLTDHECQETAEKPHRCSQCGKCFTQTATLKRHQLIHTGEKPYVCKECGKQFNHTSNLTKHLRIHTGEKPFECELCKKGFRLLQHLTHHRLTHNKKD; via the exons ATGGCGTCCTCCAGCCGTCCGTCTCTGCTGGGCTCCCGGCGGCTGTCGGTCTACCTGGTGGACTGTTTGAAGACGCCGGCAGACCTGAGACCAGCTGAGAGGCTGGAGCCAGAAG ACTCATCAGTCGGCCCCTCAGTCGTGGCTCTGAAGCAGCCGTCTGCCTGCCTGGTGGACTGCATGAAGACAGAACTGAACGGGCAGACGGTCGATCCGGCAGCAGAATACGCCGGCTTCAAGCTCGAGttgaaagaggaggagcagcagataATCCTGAAGCTGGACCGGCAGCCCGACGCTGAAGCAGAAACCAGTTTGTCTAAAGAAGAAACGGGGGCGTGGGAGTGTGACGACAAAACTAAAACCAAAGAAATGACTGAACTGCATCCGAGTCACATGGGGGAAGACGACCACGAACAATATGAGTCCGTCAAAACAGCCACGCACGGTAATTCAGAGgaagctgaccaatcacaaaGCAGCCCTTCAGATGTCGTCACCACATCAGAGCAACATGAagctgaggaagaggaagaagcggagtctgcaggtggag atgaaaacagaacagagaagaaCCAGCAGGAAGCCAAAACCCGGAGTCACCACTGTGAGCATTGTGGGAAATCCTTCTCGAGGAGAGGCAACGTCATCAGACACCAGCGGCATCACTGCAGCCGGAACCAGCAAGAATCAGGATCAGAACCGACAGAGCAGGAGACTCATTCATGCAACAAATGCAGCCGGACGTTTCGGACGAAACACTGCTTAAGACTGCATGTCCGCGTCCACACGGAGAACGGGGAAAATCAGGAGGGAACCGAAACATCAGCAGAGGCTCCACGAGAGAGAAGTCATGCCTGCGAGCGCTGCGATAAAAAATTCTACTTGTTGCACACCCTCCGACAGCACCTCCTCACCCATACGCGGGAGAAAGCGTACAGCTGCGAGGTGTGTGGGAGGCAGTTTGGGAGACAGGGCAGTCTGAAGGAGCACCAGCTGAtccacacaggggagaaaccATATAAATGCGACCACTGTGGCAAGACTTGTGCCAGGAGAGGAGACCTGAAGAAACACATGCTGAGTCACTCTAAAGAGAGACCACACAGCTGCAGCCACTGTAACAAAAGCTTCAAGCACCAAGCCAAACTCAAGCAGCACGAGCGCGTCCACACGGGGGAGAAACCGTATCAGTGCAAGTTCTGTCCGAAGACGTTTAGAGTCCAGATGTCTCTGGTGACGCACCAGTACACCCACTCAGGAGAGAAACCCTTCAAATGCCCCCAGTGCCCCAAAGCCTTCAGCATGAGGACCAACCTAAAGAAGCACCAGATGATACACAGCGGAGAGAAACCATACAGCTGCTCACACTGCGGCAAGAGCTTCCGGCTCGTGCATCACTGTCTCATCCACGAGCGCCTCCACACGGGGGAGAAACCGTACAAGTGCGACAAGTGCGGGAAAGGCTACTCCCATCCATCAGGGCTGAAGGTGCACCAGTCTGCTCACGAGGAGAAACCGCCGCGCTGCTCCCTGTGTGGGCAGAAGTTCGACAAGCTCGCCAAGCTGACCGATCACGAGTGCCAAGAGACGGCGGAGAAACCGCACCGCTGCTCCCAGTGCGGCAAGTGCTTTACCCAGACTGCAACGCTGAAGAGGCACCAGCTGATCCACACCGGAGAGAAACCCTACGTCTGTAAGGAGTGCGGGAAGCAGTTCAACCACACGAGTAACCTCACCAAGCACCTGCGCATCCACACCGGAGAGAAGCCGTTTGAGTGCGAGCTCTGTAAGAAGGGCTTCaggctgctgcagcacctcacACACCACCGGCTCACACACAACAAGAAGGATTAG
- the LOC141003917 gene encoding fibrinogen alpha chain-like gives MQRLGLLFCFIIGVASVAVDPRGARPVEQGTRSEKCASQREWPFCTTDEWGPKCPSGCRIEGLMNKYDHSLLKRIEKIRSLLDQNTAKQRSADLATKQTYDYLKDKLTTDAGHNTNYYDLAQNLRQRITDMKIKIDRQLRILAALKDRVKDQVVEMQRLEVDIDIKLRSCKGSCQGYSEFQVDHESYVELDKQINQLDSQSAQSRAESVKTLYVMKSRPLQDQIVDSIYKSKDTTGSVAAQRREDVFNDVPMVQLVLGEEGSSSSPATISKVHGTSYSSPTFPSSSSSSSSSSSSSSSSSSSSSSSSSSPSITEHGGSGVLFGTGGGLPGHSSSGTTHMSTQTISCTKSTRRIVVHTKDGPVERVEEVYEGGPECQALADSTKGGMSSFFPTLSHTGGAKGSILGDAKTGFGDPFAVDGIDLGGFMTDNAEEDVPDFHARSVKTRRVERQADYIGKDCVEAYQNHLKGETNGLFNIRPGGTGSTQVVEVYCQQEGLMGGWLLVQQRETGALSFNRTWAEYRTGFGSVDAKGKGELWLGNQNLHLLTNQGETMLKVELEDWEGGVASAEYIIQVGSEEEGYPLHVSGYTGDAGDALVMPKSDMASYLSHNGMKFSTFDKDNDKWEENCAEMYGGGWWYNNCQSANLNGMYYKGTYDPEKNSPYEIENGVVWVTYKTANYSLKTVRMFIRSAAF, from the exons ATGCAGCGACTCGGTCTACTCTTCTGTTTTATCATCGGTGTGGCTTCAGTG GCTGTCGACCCGAGAGGAGCTCGTCCAGTGGAGCAGGGCACCAGAAGTGAGAAATGTGCCTCTCAGAGGGAGTGGCCTTTCTGCACAACTGACGAATGG GGCCCTAAATGCCCGTCGGGCTGCAGGATCGAGGGTCTGATGAACAAATACGACCACAGTCTGCTGAAGAGGATCGAGAAGATCCGCAGCCTCCTGGATCAGAACACGGCCAAGCAGCGCTCCGCCGACCTGGCTACCAAACAGACCTACGACTACCTGAAAGACAAACTCACCACCGATGCTG GTCACAACACCAACTACTACGACTTGGCCCAGAATCTGCGCCAGAGGATCACAGACATGAAGATCAAGATCGACCGCCAGCTGAGGATCCTGGCCGCCCTGAAGGATCGAGTCAAAGACCAGGTGGTGGAGATGCAGAGGCTGGAG GTTGATATCGATATTAAGCTCCGTTCCTGCAAAGGATCCTGCCAAGGCTACTCCGAGTTCCAGGTGGACCACGAGAGCTACGTGGAACTGGACAAACAG ATTAACCAGCTGGACTCCCAGTCggctcagagcagagcagagtcCGTGAAGACGCTGTACGTGATGAAGAGCCGGCCGCTGCAGGACCAGATCGTGGACAGCATCTACAAGTCCAAGGACACAACCGGATCTGTGGCAGCACAGCGGAGAGAAGACGTGTTCAATGAC GTGCCTATGGTCCAGTTGGTCCTTGGGGAGGAAGGCTCCAGTTCATCCCCGGCAACCATCTCCAAGGTCCATGGTACTTCCTACTCTTCACCTACATTCCCAtcatcctcctcgtcctcctcgtcctcctcctcgtcctcctcgtcctcctcctcctcctcctcctcctcctcctcctccccctccatcaCTGAGCACGGAGGCAGCGGCGTTTTGTTCGGTACAGGTGGAGGGCTTCCAGGCCACAGCAGCTCCGGTACGACCCACATGTCCACACAAACCATCAGTTGCACCAAAAGCACCAGGAGGATCGTCGTCCACACCAAGGACGGGCCGgtggagagagtggaggaggtGTATGAGGGAGGCCCCGAGTGTCAGGCCCTGGCAGACAGTACCAAGGGAGGGATGAGCTCCTTCTTCCCAACCCTCAGCCACACCGGTGGTGCCAAGGGAAGCATCTTAGGAGATGCCAAAACTGGGTTTGGGGACCCTTTTGCCGTTGATGGGATTGACCTCGGCGGGTTTATGACGGACAATGCAGAAGAAGACGTTCCAGATTTCCACGCCCGGAGTGTGAAGACCAGGCGTGTCGAGCGGCAGGCAGATTATATAGGAAAAG ATTGTGTCGAAGCCTACCAGAACCATCTGAAAGGGGAAACAAACGGCCTGTTTAACATCAGACCCGGTGGCACCGGCTCCACACAGGTAGTGGAGGTTTACTGCCAGCAGGAGGGGCTTATGGGTGGGTGGTTGTTAGTCCAGCAAAGAGAGACTGGCGCGCTTAGCTTTAACCGCACCTGGGCCGAATATCGCACCGGGTTCGGCTCAGTCGACGCAAAGGGCAAGGGGGAGCTCTGGTTGGGCAACCAGAACCTCCACCTGTTGACCAATCAGGGTGAGACCATGCTaaaggtggagctggaggatTGGGAAGGGGGTGTAGCTAGTGCTGAGTACATAATCCAGGTTggctcagaggaggaggggtaCCCGCTGCATGTGTCGGGGTACACCGGGGATGCCGGGGACGCTCTGGTGATGCCTAAGTCTGATATGGCATCTTACCTGTCGCACAACGGGATGAAATTCAGCACTTTTGACAAAGACAATGACAAGTGGGAGGAGAATTGTGCAGAGATGTACGGGGGTGGGTGGTGGTACAACAACTGCCAgtcagctaacttgaatg